A section of the Castanea sativa cultivar Marrone di Chiusa Pesio chromosome 12, ASM4071231v1 genome encodes:
- the LOC142621231 gene encoding pentatricopeptide repeat-containing protein At4g38010, giving the protein MSNTMLSRKWVLLDFIHRCNNFRPFKQIHAQLLTSGIVRDELVVNKVAEFFGKFVEYVEYGCDLLKQIDWCTSSFPCNLLISSYAGSDTPEAAVLVYRRIVRDGFMPDKYTFPVVLKSCTKFSGSGEGRQVHGVVVKTGFLGDAFVGNSLVHFYSVCGVFCAATKVFDDMLVRDVVTWTGLISGYVRAGLFDEAIALFSRMDAKPNVATFVSVLVACGRMGYLSLGKGIHGLIFKRVGMDLVVGNAIMDMYVKCECLSEANKIFDELPERDIVSWTTMISGLVQCEHPKESLELFHKMHDSGIEPDRFLLTTVLSACASLGALDYGRWINEYIYLRGIKWDTHIGTAMIGMYAKCGCVEMALRTFDEMPYKNVYTWNALLGGLAMHGHGNEALKHFEEMIRSGMRPNEVTFLSILIACCHSGLVNEGRRYFYQMVNQQHKLSPGLEHYGCMVDMLCRAGLLDEAQELIKSMPMQPDVLIWGALLSACKANGHIELSQEILDRLPERESPDSGIYVLLSNIYATNQRWAEVTRVRRLMKEKGIKKAPGSSVIEVDGNAYEFLAGDTSHPQNEDVHKLLNILANQVYLEGHFQTHS; this is encoded by the coding sequence ATGAGCAACACCATGCTTTCTAGGAAATGGGTTCTTTTAGATTTCATTCATAGATGCAACAATTTTAGACCTTTCAAGCAAATCCATGCACAATTACTAACATCAGGCATTGTTCGTGATGAGTTGGTAGTTAACAAAGTTGCTGAGTTCTTTGGGAAATTTGTTGAATATGTTGAATATGGTTGTGATCTTTTGAAGCAAATTGATTGGTGCACAAGCTCATTCCCATGTAATTTGCTAATATCTAGTTATGCTGGTAGTGACACGCCTGAAGCAGCAGTTTTGGTATATAGAAGGATAGTTAGGGATGGATTTATGCCTGATAAGTACACTTTTCCAGTGGTTTTGAAATCTTGCACCAAGTTTTCAGGGAGTGGAGAGGGTAGACAGGTTCACGGGGTGGTTGTTAAAACGGGTTTTTTGGGTGATGCATTTGTGGGAAACTCACTTGTGCATTTCTATAGTGTTTGTGGTGTTTTTTGTGCTGCTACTAAGGTGTTTGATGACATGCTTGTGAGAGATGTGGTGACTTGGACTGGTTTGATATCTGGGTATGTGAGGGCAGGATTGTTTGATGAGGCTATAGCTTTGTTTTCGAGGATGGATGCGAAGCCAAATGTCGCAACTTTTGTAAGTGTGCTTGTGGCTTGTGGGCGAATGGGGTATTTGAGTTTGGGGAAGGGGATTCATGGATTGATTTTTAAGCGTGTTGGGATGGATTTGGTGGTTGGCAATGCTATCATGGATATGTATGTCAAGTGTGAGTGTTTGAGTGAAGCAAATAAAATCTTTGATGAGCTCCCTGAGAGGGATATTGTATCATGGACTACTATGATTAGTGGATTGGTGCAATGTGAACATCCCAAAGAGTCATTGGAGCTGTTCCACAAAATGCATGATTCAGGCATTGAACCTGATAGGTTTCTACTTACTACTGTGCTCTCAGCTTGTGCCAGTCTTGGGGCTCTTGATTATGGCAGATGGATCAATGAATATATTTATCTTAGGGGCATCAAATGGGATACTCATATTGGAACAGCTATGATTGGCATGTATGCAAAGTGTGGCTGTGTAGAGATGGCATTAAGGACCTTCGATGAGATGCCTTATAAGAATGTCTATACATGGAATGCCTTGCTAGGGGGTCTAGCAATGCATGGGCATGGGAATGAGGCGCTCAAACATTTTGAAGAAATGATTAGATCAGGTATGAGGCCCAATGAGGTGACATTTCTATCTATTTTGATAGCTTGCTGTCATTCTGGCTTGGTCAATGAAGGTCGTAGATACTTCTATCAAATGGTAAATCAACAACATAAACTTTCTCCCGGGTTAGAGCACTATGGATGCATGGTTGATATGCTCTGTAGGGCTGGACTCTTGGATGAAGCTCAGGAGCTGATAAAATCTATGCCCATGCAACCTGATGTGCTGATATGGGGAGCCCTTCTCAGCGCTTGCAAAGCTAATGGACATATTGAACTCTCTCAAGAAATATTAGATCGACTCCCAGAACGTGAGTCACCAGATAGTGGGATATATGTGCTCCTATCCAATATATATGCTACCAATCAAAGATGGGCTGAAGTAACAAGGGTAAGGAGGTTGATGAAGGAGAAGGGTATAAAAAAGGCCCCTGGATCAAGTGTTATAGAGGTGGATGGTAATGCTTATGAATTTCTTGCTGGTGATACTAGCCACCCTCAAAATGAGGATGTACATAAGTTATTAAACATCCTTGCTAATCAAGTCTATCTTGAAGGGCATTTTCAGACCCATTCTTGA